In the Topomyia yanbarensis strain Yona2022 chromosome 3, ASM3024719v1, whole genome shotgun sequence genome, one interval contains:
- the LOC131688938 gene encoding protein transport protein Sec24A isoform X2: protein MMSNTSQYHGMTNGYPAAANGPQQQHYPPSSQQQVLPPQPQQYPTKNVMMNGPSQSQTTVTGQQQYVVPSATSVTSPLQNGPPLLQKPVFNTQLPQQNSRMTNLISNGNSANSSRTSSPALVNRNIPASQLPPATGIRPGGYPTPSSQSQPLSTPSSTNYNLSATSNWTSGINTTLINTPPRTVSGLSTPLNASTPNLVQVPTNGPSSNLTTSMQNLNINRPPSTQQVNHINGSGTPQPPASSNSYYNQQQAHTTQPNGQQYTTAPSVAPYGQQHPQMNQQGQPINGNYVPTSQMAPQSQLPSGPPLAAPIGQAYPGMPPLSSTAPPTSISAATNKRPLYPSQNMPPNIPPSQATNFNPNQQSMSASTYPVQQQPHHQMNNYQQQQQQPLSYGPNMQQQHPQYQDPQNNVVKSGFNRLWGNNTVDLLQNRHILPVGKVRPPTIHLNHPFQEAINCNPDLFRCTLTKIPESNQLLQKSRLPLGVLIHPFRDLNNLPVISCNTIVRCRACRTYINPFVFFVDSKKWKCNLCYRVNELPDEFQYDPVTKTYGDPTRRPEIKSSTIEFIAPSEYMLRPPQPAIYLFLLDVSSLAQQTGYLHTVCNTLIENLENLPGDARTQVGFVAFNSAIHFYNIAESYNQPHEVTVLDVEDVFLPYPDNLLVNLKECKELIKDLLTQLPKRFEHTHDTHSALGAALQVALKLMSASGGRVTVFQCCLPNYGPGALQSREDPNNRSSKDVAHLGPATDFYKRLALDCSAQQIAVDLFLLNSQYCDLATISGISKFSGGCMHHIPLYSESKPQLVKTLQKCFERYLTRKIGFEAVMRVRCTRGLAIHTFHGNFFVRSTDLLSLPNVNPDAGFGMQITYEESLAECKTVCFQAALLYTSSKAERRIRVHTLCIPVTASLSEILYSADSQCIVGLLAKMAVDRSLSSSLSDARDAFINATVDIFSAFKIAQNLPQNSGTIVAPENLSLLPLYILALMKHTAFRVGTSTRLDDRVFAMSEMKTMPLDQLIRYIYPDFYILDSLFHSATREGSNGEAQLVEPPRLQLSAEKFDSRSMFLLDCGPHMFVYVGSNVSPDILNDVLGINSVPEIPDFCIELPSRETPASEALFAFIDSINEEKPYSTYIQVIRDTSQFRSLFVEKFVDDRNQSSVSYYEFLQHLRTQVK from the exons ATGATGTCCAACACATCACAGTACCATGGAATGACGAATGGCTATCCCGCCGCCGCTAATGGCCCTCAGCAGCAGCATTATCCACCCTCATCACAACAGCAGGTTTTACCGCCACAACCTCAACAGTATCCTACGAAAAATGTCATGATGAATGGTCCGTCACAATCTCAAACGACGGTCACCGGTCAACAGCAGTATGTAGTTCCGTCAGCAACTAGTGTAACATCACCCTTACAAAACGGTCCTCCCTTACTACAGAAGCCTGTGTTTAATACCCAGTTGCCCCAGCAAAACAGCCGAATGACAAATTTAATCTCCAATGGCAATAGTGCTAACTCGTCACGAACGTCGTCACCGGCACTAGTTAACAGAAATATACCGGCGTCACAATTGCCACCTGCAACTGGCATCCGACCCGGTGGTTATCCAACACCTTCTAGTCAAAGTCAGCCACTCAGTACTCCGTCGAGTACTAATTATAACTTGAGTGCCACAAGTAATTGGACAAGTGGGATCAATACAACTTTGATAAATACACCCCCTAGGACTGTTTCGGGCCTCTCAACTCCACTAAATGCATCCACTCCCAATTTGGTCCAAGTACCAACTAATGGCCCGTCTAGCAACCTAACCACTAGCATGCAAAATTTGAACATCAATCGTCCTCCATCGACACAACAGGTTAATCATATAAATGGTTCTGGAACTCCCCAACCGCCGGCGTCTAGCAATAGCTACTACAACCAACAACAAGCACACACAACACAGCCCAACGGACAACAGTATACAACAGCACCATCTGTTGCTCCATACGGCCAACAACATCCACAAATGAATCAGCAAGGCCAACCAATTAACGGAAATTATGTGCCCACTTCGCAGATGGCCCCGCAGTCACAGCTACCAAGTGGCCCCCCTTTGGCTGCTCCAATCGGGCAAGCATACCCGGGAATGCCTCCATTATCTTCCACAGCTCCTCCCACCTCAATTAGTGCTGCAACAAATAAGAGGCCGTTGTATCCATCCCAAAACATGCCACCCAACATACCACCCTCACAGGCCACTAATTTCAACCCGAATCAGCAGTCGATGAGTGCTAGCACGTACCCTGTTCAGCAGCAACCGCACCATCAGATGAATAATtatcagcagcaacaacaacaaccgcTGTCTTACGGTCCCAACATGCAACAACAGCATCCACAGTACCAGGATCCTCAGAACAATGTTGTGAAAAGCGGATTTAATCGACTTTGGGGGAATAACACGGTAGATTTGCTGCAAAATCGACATATTCTTCCTGTTGGCAAAGTTCGGCCACCAACGATCCATCTCAATCATCCGTTCCAGGAAGCGATAAACTGTAATCCAGA CCTTTTCCGATGTACGTTAACAAAAATACCAGAGTCAAATCAGCTGCTACAGAAATCGAGACTGCCACTTGGTGTGCTGATACACCCATTTAGGGATCTGAAT AACCTGCCGGTAATTTCATGTAACACTATTGTGCGCTGTAGGGCTTGCCGAACGTACATCAATCCGTTCGTGTTCTTCGTAGACAGTAAAAAGTGGAAGTGCAATTTGTGCTACCGAGTGAACGAAT TACCTGATGAGTTCCAGTATGATCCGGTGACGAAAACGTACGGTGATCCAACTCGTCGACCAGAGATCAAATCCAGCACTATTGAGTTTATCGCTCCATCGGAATACATG CTGCGACCGCCACAACCAGCAATCTATCTCTTTTTGTTGGACGTTTCGTCACTGGCGCAGCAGACCGGGTATTTGCATACTGTTTGCAATACACTGATCGAAAACCTGGAGAATCTGCCTGGAGATGCGCGAACACAGGTGGGCTTCGTTGCGTTCAACAGTGCGATACACTTTTACAACATTGCCGAGAGCTATAATCAGCCGCATGAAGTAACTGTGTTGGATGTAGAAG ACGTATTCCTGCCGTATCCCGATAACTTGCTGGTCAATCTGAAGGAGTGCAAGGAATTGATCAAAGATCTTTTGACGCAGTTGCCGAAACGATTTGAGCATACTCACGATACTCATAGCGCGCTGGGAGCAGCGCTTCAGGTGGCATTGAAGTTGATG AGCGCTTCAGGTGGACGAGTAACAGTGTTCCAGTGCTGTCTACCAAATTACGGACCAGGAGCACTGCAGTCAAG AGAGGATCCGAACAATCGGTCATCCAAGGACGTAGCTCACCTCGGGCCGGCAACCGACTTCTACAAACGACTGGCGCTGGATTGTTCCGCGCAACAGATTGCTGttgatttgtttttgttgaatAGTCAATACTGTGATCTAGCTACAATTT CTGGAATCAGTAAATTCAGTGGCGGATGCATGCACCACATCCCGTTGTACAGTGAATCGAAACCCCAGCTGGTTAAAACATTGCAAAAGTGTTTCGAACGCTACCTCACGCGAAAGATCGGGTTCGAGGCTGTCATGCGAGTACGATGTACCCGAGGGTTGGCCATTCACACATTCCACGGTAACTTCTTCGTACGGTCAACAGATTTGCTGTCGCTACCCAATGTCAATCCCGATGCAGGTTTCGGAATGCAG ATTACATACGAAGAAAGTTTGGCCGAATGCAAAACGGTGTGCTTCCAAGCGGCTCTGCTGTATACAAGCAGTAAGGCAGAGCGAAGAATTCGTGTCCACACGCTTTGCATACCGGTCACAGCTAGTCTGTCGGAGATTCTGTACTCGGCTGACTCACAGTGCATCGTTGGTCTACTTGCCAAGATGGCCGTTGATCGATCACTAAGTTCCAGCCTGTCCGATGCCAGAGATGCCTTTATCAATGCAACCGTGGATATTTTCAGTGCTTTCAAAATTGCGCAAAATCTACCACAGAACTCCGGTACCATCGTGGCACCGGAGAATCTTTCGCTTTTGCCGTTGTACATTTTGGCGCTGATGAAACAT ACTGCTTTCCGGGTCGGAACAAGCACTCGTCTGGATGACCGAGTGTTTGCGATGAGTGAAATGAAAACGATGCCACTGGATCAATTGATTAGATACATTTACCCGGATTTCTACATCCTCGATAGTCTGTTCCACAGTGCGACACGGGAGGGCAGTAATGGTGAAGCGCAGCTTGTCGAACCGCCCCGATTACAGCTGTCCGCAGAGAA GTTCGATTCACGCTCCATGTTCCTACTGGACTGCGGTCCTCACATGTTCGTTTACGTAGGATCGAACGTTTCACCCGATATTCTAAACGATGTTCTCG GAATCAATTCCGTTCCGGAGATTCCGGACTTTTGCATCGAGCTGCCCAGTCGGGAAACGCCAGCCAGTGAAGCACTGTTTGCATTTATCGATAGCATCAACGAAGAGAAGCCGTACTCTACCTACATACAGGTTATCAG GGACACAAGTCAATTCCGTTCGCTGTTCGTAGAGAAATTTGTTGACGATAGAAATCAGAGTTCGGTGTCCTACTACGAGTTTCTGCAGCATCTTAGGACGCAGGTCAAGTAG
- the LOC131688938 gene encoding protein transport protein Sec24A isoform X1 produces MMSNTSQYHGMTNGYPAAANGPQQQHYPPSSQQQVLPPQPQQYPTKNVMMNGPSQSQTTVTGQQQYVVPSATSVTSPLQNGPPLLQKPVFNTQLPQQNSRMTNLISNGNSANSSRTSSPALVNRNIPASQLPPATGIRPGGYPTPSSQSQPLSTPSSTNYNLSATSNWTSGINTTLINTPPRTVSGLSTPLNASTPNLVQVPTNGPSSNLTTSMQNLNINRPPSTQQVNHINGSGTPQPPASSNSYYNQQQAHTTQPNGQQYTTAPSVAPYGQQHPQMNQQGQPINGNYVPTSQMAPQSQLPSGPPLAAPIGQAYPGMPPLSSTAPPTSISAATNKRPLYPSQNMPPNIPPSQATNFNPNQQSMSASTYPVQQQPHHQMNNYQQQQQQPLSYGPNMQQQHPQYQDPQNNVVKSGFNRLWGNNTVDLLQNRHILPVGKVRPPTIHLNHPFQEAINCNPDLFRCTLTKIPESNQLLQKSRLPLGVLIHPFRDLNNLPVISCNTIVRCRACRTYINPFVFFVDSKKWKCNLCYRVNELPDEFQYDPVTKTYGDPTRRPEIKSSTIEFIAPSEYMLRPPQPAIYLFLLDVSSLAQQTGYLHTVCNTLIENLENLPGDARTQVGFVAFNSAIHFYNIAESYNQPHEVTVLDVEDVFLPYPDNLLVNLKECKELIKDLLTQLPKRFEHTHDTHSALGAALQVALKLMQSASGGRVTVFQCCLPNYGPGALQSREDPNNRSSKDVAHLGPATDFYKRLALDCSAQQIAVDLFLLNSQYCDLATISGISKFSGGCMHHIPLYSESKPQLVKTLQKCFERYLTRKIGFEAVMRVRCTRGLAIHTFHGNFFVRSTDLLSLPNVNPDAGFGMQITYEESLAECKTVCFQAALLYTSSKAERRIRVHTLCIPVTASLSEILYSADSQCIVGLLAKMAVDRSLSSSLSDARDAFINATVDIFSAFKIAQNLPQNSGTIVAPENLSLLPLYILALMKHTAFRVGTSTRLDDRVFAMSEMKTMPLDQLIRYIYPDFYILDSLFHSATREGSNGEAQLVEPPRLQLSAEKFDSRSMFLLDCGPHMFVYVGSNVSPDILNDVLGINSVPEIPDFCIELPSRETPASEALFAFIDSINEEKPYSTYIQVIRDTSQFRSLFVEKFVDDRNQSSVSYYEFLQHLRTQVK; encoded by the exons ATGATGTCCAACACATCACAGTACCATGGAATGACGAATGGCTATCCCGCCGCCGCTAATGGCCCTCAGCAGCAGCATTATCCACCCTCATCACAACAGCAGGTTTTACCGCCACAACCTCAACAGTATCCTACGAAAAATGTCATGATGAATGGTCCGTCACAATCTCAAACGACGGTCACCGGTCAACAGCAGTATGTAGTTCCGTCAGCAACTAGTGTAACATCACCCTTACAAAACGGTCCTCCCTTACTACAGAAGCCTGTGTTTAATACCCAGTTGCCCCAGCAAAACAGCCGAATGACAAATTTAATCTCCAATGGCAATAGTGCTAACTCGTCACGAACGTCGTCACCGGCACTAGTTAACAGAAATATACCGGCGTCACAATTGCCACCTGCAACTGGCATCCGACCCGGTGGTTATCCAACACCTTCTAGTCAAAGTCAGCCACTCAGTACTCCGTCGAGTACTAATTATAACTTGAGTGCCACAAGTAATTGGACAAGTGGGATCAATACAACTTTGATAAATACACCCCCTAGGACTGTTTCGGGCCTCTCAACTCCACTAAATGCATCCACTCCCAATTTGGTCCAAGTACCAACTAATGGCCCGTCTAGCAACCTAACCACTAGCATGCAAAATTTGAACATCAATCGTCCTCCATCGACACAACAGGTTAATCATATAAATGGTTCTGGAACTCCCCAACCGCCGGCGTCTAGCAATAGCTACTACAACCAACAACAAGCACACACAACACAGCCCAACGGACAACAGTATACAACAGCACCATCTGTTGCTCCATACGGCCAACAACATCCACAAATGAATCAGCAAGGCCAACCAATTAACGGAAATTATGTGCCCACTTCGCAGATGGCCCCGCAGTCACAGCTACCAAGTGGCCCCCCTTTGGCTGCTCCAATCGGGCAAGCATACCCGGGAATGCCTCCATTATCTTCCACAGCTCCTCCCACCTCAATTAGTGCTGCAACAAATAAGAGGCCGTTGTATCCATCCCAAAACATGCCACCCAACATACCACCCTCACAGGCCACTAATTTCAACCCGAATCAGCAGTCGATGAGTGCTAGCACGTACCCTGTTCAGCAGCAACCGCACCATCAGATGAATAATtatcagcagcaacaacaacaaccgcTGTCTTACGGTCCCAACATGCAACAACAGCATCCACAGTACCAGGATCCTCAGAACAATGTTGTGAAAAGCGGATTTAATCGACTTTGGGGGAATAACACGGTAGATTTGCTGCAAAATCGACATATTCTTCCTGTTGGCAAAGTTCGGCCACCAACGATCCATCTCAATCATCCGTTCCAGGAAGCGATAAACTGTAATCCAGA CCTTTTCCGATGTACGTTAACAAAAATACCAGAGTCAAATCAGCTGCTACAGAAATCGAGACTGCCACTTGGTGTGCTGATACACCCATTTAGGGATCTGAAT AACCTGCCGGTAATTTCATGTAACACTATTGTGCGCTGTAGGGCTTGCCGAACGTACATCAATCCGTTCGTGTTCTTCGTAGACAGTAAAAAGTGGAAGTGCAATTTGTGCTACCGAGTGAACGAAT TACCTGATGAGTTCCAGTATGATCCGGTGACGAAAACGTACGGTGATCCAACTCGTCGACCAGAGATCAAATCCAGCACTATTGAGTTTATCGCTCCATCGGAATACATG CTGCGACCGCCACAACCAGCAATCTATCTCTTTTTGTTGGACGTTTCGTCACTGGCGCAGCAGACCGGGTATTTGCATACTGTTTGCAATACACTGATCGAAAACCTGGAGAATCTGCCTGGAGATGCGCGAACACAGGTGGGCTTCGTTGCGTTCAACAGTGCGATACACTTTTACAACATTGCCGAGAGCTATAATCAGCCGCATGAAGTAACTGTGTTGGATGTAGAAG ACGTATTCCTGCCGTATCCCGATAACTTGCTGGTCAATCTGAAGGAGTGCAAGGAATTGATCAAAGATCTTTTGACGCAGTTGCCGAAACGATTTGAGCATACTCACGATACTCATAGCGCGCTGGGAGCAGCGCTTCAGGTGGCATTGAAGTTGATG CAGAGCGCTTCAGGTGGACGAGTAACAGTGTTCCAGTGCTGTCTACCAAATTACGGACCAGGAGCACTGCAGTCAAG AGAGGATCCGAACAATCGGTCATCCAAGGACGTAGCTCACCTCGGGCCGGCAACCGACTTCTACAAACGACTGGCGCTGGATTGTTCCGCGCAACAGATTGCTGttgatttgtttttgttgaatAGTCAATACTGTGATCTAGCTACAATTT CTGGAATCAGTAAATTCAGTGGCGGATGCATGCACCACATCCCGTTGTACAGTGAATCGAAACCCCAGCTGGTTAAAACATTGCAAAAGTGTTTCGAACGCTACCTCACGCGAAAGATCGGGTTCGAGGCTGTCATGCGAGTACGATGTACCCGAGGGTTGGCCATTCACACATTCCACGGTAACTTCTTCGTACGGTCAACAGATTTGCTGTCGCTACCCAATGTCAATCCCGATGCAGGTTTCGGAATGCAG ATTACATACGAAGAAAGTTTGGCCGAATGCAAAACGGTGTGCTTCCAAGCGGCTCTGCTGTATACAAGCAGTAAGGCAGAGCGAAGAATTCGTGTCCACACGCTTTGCATACCGGTCACAGCTAGTCTGTCGGAGATTCTGTACTCGGCTGACTCACAGTGCATCGTTGGTCTACTTGCCAAGATGGCCGTTGATCGATCACTAAGTTCCAGCCTGTCCGATGCCAGAGATGCCTTTATCAATGCAACCGTGGATATTTTCAGTGCTTTCAAAATTGCGCAAAATCTACCACAGAACTCCGGTACCATCGTGGCACCGGAGAATCTTTCGCTTTTGCCGTTGTACATTTTGGCGCTGATGAAACAT ACTGCTTTCCGGGTCGGAACAAGCACTCGTCTGGATGACCGAGTGTTTGCGATGAGTGAAATGAAAACGATGCCACTGGATCAATTGATTAGATACATTTACCCGGATTTCTACATCCTCGATAGTCTGTTCCACAGTGCGACACGGGAGGGCAGTAATGGTGAAGCGCAGCTTGTCGAACCGCCCCGATTACAGCTGTCCGCAGAGAA GTTCGATTCACGCTCCATGTTCCTACTGGACTGCGGTCCTCACATGTTCGTTTACGTAGGATCGAACGTTTCACCCGATATTCTAAACGATGTTCTCG GAATCAATTCCGTTCCGGAGATTCCGGACTTTTGCATCGAGCTGCCCAGTCGGGAAACGCCAGCCAGTGAAGCACTGTTTGCATTTATCGATAGCATCAACGAAGAGAAGCCGTACTCTACCTACATACAGGTTATCAG GGACACAAGTCAATTCCGTTCGCTGTTCGTAGAGAAATTTGTTGACGATAGAAATCAGAGTTCGGTGTCCTACTACGAGTTTCTGCAGCATCTTAGGACGCAGGTCAAGTAG